The following proteins come from a genomic window of Gemmatimonadota bacterium:
- a CDS encoding amidase, translating into MRSGTGRSLVVACAVLAGQGCQQPEPIEVVEATLSDLQSAIREGRTTCRLVVQAYLDRIERYDVSTGLHAITELNPRALAVADSIDTAVDEGEALGPLFCAPLLVKDNFDTHDLPTTGGSAALAGSIPPDDATMVERVKRAGAIVIAKTNMAEWAFSPRQTVSSSYGTTANAYALDRVPAGSSGGTASGVAASFGVAGLGSDTGNSIRGPSSHLALFGIRSTIGLTSRDGVIPLAFDRDIAGPMARTVADAARIFTVVAGYDPKDPYTEAAREYDVPDYTTFLDPNGLQGARIGVLRALVDRADADSAVVRVFEAALQDLVRLGAVLVDPFEVPGFEEHLRARTGCSRFRYDVARYLETLDDPPIHDVMEAYEQGKFSPYIEERLAANKDARTDVPPPEWDPPCPDYAAHPARLAYRDAVVAAMDAADLQAVVYPTWRNPPAHLDNAEEEYKGDNSQLVAPATGLPAATVPMGYTYGDLPAGLQLLGRMFDEGTLFRLAYAYEQGTQHRHPPEGFPSLLVEAASR; encoded by the coding sequence GTGAGATCCGGAACGGGACGGAGTCTGGTCGTGGCCTGCGCGGTCCTCGCGGGGCAGGGCTGTCAGCAGCCCGAGCCCATCGAGGTGGTGGAAGCGACGCTCTCGGATCTGCAGTCCGCCATCCGCGAAGGACGAACCACGTGCCGGTTGGTGGTCCAGGCCTACCTCGATCGCATCGAACGGTACGATGTCTCCACCGGACTCCACGCCATCACGGAGTTGAACCCGCGCGCGCTGGCGGTGGCCGACTCCATCGATACCGCCGTGGACGAGGGCGAAGCGTTGGGGCCGCTGTTCTGCGCGCCCCTGCTGGTCAAGGACAACTTCGACACGCACGACCTGCCGACCACGGGCGGGTCGGCCGCGCTCGCCGGATCGATCCCGCCGGACGATGCGACCATGGTGGAGCGGGTCAAGCGCGCCGGCGCCATCGTGATCGCCAAGACGAACATGGCGGAGTGGGCCTTCAGCCCGCGCCAGACGGTGAGCTCGTCCTACGGGACCACGGCGAACGCCTACGCGCTCGATCGCGTACCGGCGGGTTCGAGCGGAGGCACCGCGTCCGGGGTGGCGGCCAGCTTCGGGGTGGCGGGGCTCGGCAGCGACACCGGCAACTCCATCCGAGGGCCTTCCTCGCATCTGGCGCTGTTCGGCATCCGCTCCACGATCGGGCTCACCAGCCGCGACGGCGTGATCCCGCTCGCGTTCGACCGGGACATCGCAGGTCCGATGGCACGCACCGTCGCGGATGCAGCGCGTATCTTCACCGTGGTGGCTGGCTACGATCCCAAGGACCCGTACACGGAGGCGGCGCGCGAGTATGACGTTCCGGACTATACCACGTTCCTCGATCCCAACGGACTGCAGGGGGCTCGCATCGGTGTGCTCCGGGCGCTCGTGGATCGGGCGGACGCGGATAGCGCCGTGGTGCGTGTGTTCGAAGCCGCGCTGCAGGATCTGGTGCGCCTGGGGGCCGTGCTGGTCGACCCCTTCGAGGTGCCGGGGTTCGAGGAGCACCTGAGGGCCCGCACTGGTTGTTCGCGGTTCCGCTATGATGTGGCGCGCTACCTGGAAACGCTGGACGATCCGCCCATCCACGACGTGATGGAAGCGTACGAGCAGGGGAAGTTCTCTCCGTACATCGAGGAGCGCCTGGCCGCCAACAAGGATGCGCGCACGGACGTGCCTCCCCCCGAGTGGGATCCTCCCTGCCCGGACTACGCAGCGCACCCGGCGCGGCTGGCCTATCGCGATGCCGTGGTCGCGGCCATGGACGCGGCGGACCTGCAGGCGGTGGTGTACCCGACCTGGCGCAACCCTCCCGCGCATCTGGACAACGCCGAAGAGGAATACAAGGGCGACAACAGCCAGCTCGTCGCTCCGGCCACGGGCCTGCCGGCGGCCACGGTTCCCATGGGGTACACCTACGGA
- a CDS encoding DUF1592 domain-containing protein, whose product MRQLDLALREERMRRLASAAAVTLLLLVTLAFGVYPTISGPSPARASISAVDTLAVEDANETVQTYCQRCHNDRALRGNLSLASFDAAAIASDPDVGEKMIRKLRAGMMPPASARRPEEATIAALAATLETQLDRAALAAPDPGYRPFQRLNRAEYEHSVHDLLGLEIDANAYLPPETMSSGFDNIADAQILSPTLIEAYLTAAGEIARMAVGDPLATPSEATYDVPRYAEQREHVPGTPFGTRGGVSVMHTFPADGEYTFRMSFITESTGNFFGQTSPFEEQIEISIDGERKALLDIDRFMHVQDPNGANLQSEPIQVSAGPHNVSAAFLRRAEGPVDDVLRPHEWSVADHKIGYSYGITSLPHLQDLAITGPFDVTGVSENPVRERIFTCRPSGASQEEPCAREILTRLATQAYRRPVTASDVDPIMDIYRDGAAQRGFEFGVRTGLQAVLASPDFVFRFEEPTRAVEAGDVYELSGVDLAARLSFFLWGTAPDDELMELGHSGRLNDAEVLRQQTQRMLDDPRADALGERFAYQWLRLFDLDKVHPDPLTFPDYHEQLAQAMATETVMFFNYARRQGLSLFDLLTADFTFVNERLARHYGIPGVSGDHFRKVSYPNDERRGLLGHGSVLTLTSHADRTSPVLRGKWVMEVLLGSPPPPPPPNVPPLEATEGAEEGRILTVRERMEQHRANPTCNSCHIMMDPIGLALENYDVTGRWRIKDAGAPVDAAGTLYDGATVEGVAGLRTALLRRPESLSRTFTENLMAYALGRRIEARDMPMIRAIVAEAAHDDYRLSTLIEGVVQTDAFRFKRAAAVNAVDPAGN is encoded by the coding sequence GTGCGCCAGCTCGATCTGGCACTCCGTGAGGAGCGAATGCGCAGACTCGCTTCCGCCGCCGCCGTCACCCTGCTCCTGCTCGTGACCCTGGCGTTCGGCGTGTATCCCACGATCTCCGGCCCGTCCCCCGCGCGCGCGTCGATCTCGGCGGTCGACACACTGGCGGTGGAGGACGCGAACGAGACGGTCCAGACCTACTGCCAGCGCTGTCACAACGATCGTGCGCTACGGGGCAACCTCTCGCTGGCGAGCTTCGACGCGGCGGCCATCGCGTCGGATCCCGACGTGGGCGAGAAGATGATCCGGAAGCTGCGCGCCGGCATGATGCCCCCGGCATCGGCGCGCCGCCCCGAGGAAGCCACCATCGCCGCCCTGGCCGCCACGCTGGAGACGCAGCTGGACCGCGCGGCCCTGGCGGCGCCCGATCCCGGCTACCGTCCCTTCCAGCGGCTGAACCGGGCCGAGTACGAGCACTCGGTGCACGATCTCCTGGGCCTCGAGATCGACGCGAACGCGTATCTGCCGCCCGAGACCATGAGCTCGGGCTTCGACAACATCGCGGACGCCCAGATCCTGTCGCCCACCCTGATCGAGGCCTACCTGACCGCTGCCGGCGAGATCGCACGCATGGCGGTCGGGGACCCCCTGGCAACGCCGAGTGAAGCCACCTACGACGTGCCTCGCTACGCCGAGCAGCGCGAGCACGTGCCGGGCACGCCCTTTGGCACGCGAGGCGGCGTCTCCGTGATGCACACCTTCCCCGCGGACGGCGAATACACCTTCCGCATGTCGTTCATCACCGAGTCCACGGGGAACTTCTTCGGACAGACCTCGCCGTTCGAGGAGCAGATCGAGATCTCGATCGACGGCGAGCGCAAGGCGCTGCTCGACATCGATCGCTTCATGCACGTACAGGACCCCAACGGCGCCAATCTCCAGTCCGAGCCCATCCAGGTGAGCGCCGGTCCGCACAATGTCTCGGCCGCCTTCCTGCGCAGGGCGGAGGGCCCGGTAGACGACGTGCTGCGCCCGCACGAGTGGAGTGTGGCCGATCACAAGATCGGGTACTCCTACGGGATCACCAGCCTGCCCCATCTGCAGGATCTGGCGATCACCGGTCCGTTCGACGTGACGGGCGTCTCTGAGAATCCGGTCCGCGAGCGGATCTTCACCTGTCGTCCCTCCGGCGCGAGCCAGGAAGAGCCCTGCGCGCGTGAGATCCTCACCCGCCTGGCCACGCAGGCCTACCGGCGTCCGGTCACCGCGTCCGACGTCGACCCCATCATGGACATCTACCGGGACGGCGCCGCGCAGCGCGGCTTCGAGTTCGGCGTGCGCACCGGTCTGCAGGCGGTGCTGGCGAGCCCCGACTTCGTCTTCCGCTTCGAGGAGCCCACGCGGGCGGTGGAAGCAGGGGACGTCTACGAGCTGAGTGGCGTCGACCTGGCCGCCCGCCTGTCGTTCTTCCTCTGGGGAACGGCCCCGGACGACGAGCTCATGGAGCTCGGCCACTCGGGACGGTTGAACGATGCCGAGGTCCTGCGCCAGCAGACGCAGCGCATGCTGGACGACCCGCGCGCGGACGCGCTCGGCGAGCGCTTCGCCTATCAGTGGCTGCGGTTGTTCGACCTGGACAAGGTACACCCCGATCCGCTGACCTTCCCCGACTATCACGAGCAGCTCGCGCAGGCCATGGCCACCGAGACCGTGATGTTCTTCAACTACGCGCGTCGCCAGGGACTGTCGCTGTTCGACCTGCTGACCGCGGACTTCACCTTCGTCAACGAGCGGTTGGCCCGGCACTACGGGATCCCCGGCGTCTCGGGAGATCACTTCCGCAAGGTCTCCTACCCGAACGACGAACGCCGCGGTCTGTTGGGACACGGCAGCGTGCTCACGCTGACCTCGCACGCGGATCGCACGTCACCGGTGCTCCGGGGCAAATGGGTCATGGAGGTGTTGCTGGGCAGCCCGCCACCGCCACCGCCCCCGAACGTGCCTCCGCTGGAGGCTACCGAGGGTGCGGAGGAAGGTCGAATCCTGACGGTGCGGGAGCGCATGGAGCAGCATCGAGCGAATCCGACCTGCAACTCCTGCCACATCATGATGGATCCGATCGGGCTGGCGCTCGAGAACTACGACGTCACGGGTCGTTGGCGGATCAAGGACGCCGGCGCACCTGTCGACGCCGCGGGTACGCTTTACGATGGCGCGACGGTGGAGGGTGTGGCGGGGCTGCGCACTGCGCTGCTGCGCCGGCCCGAGTCGCTGTCTCGCACCTTTACCGAGAATCTCATGGCCTATGCCCTGGGCCGGCGGATCGAGGCGAGAGACATGCCGATGATCCGCGCCATCGTGGCCGAAGCCGCCCACGATGATTACCGACTGAGCACGTTGATCGAGGGCGTGGTGCAGACCGATGCCTTCCGCTTCAAGCGGGCCGCCGCCGTGAACGCGGTGGACCCTGCCGGAAACTGA
- a CDS encoding alpha/beta fold hydrolase: MRRPLIAGAAGVAALVGLGPRARVREPESVPTAASHGVPAELVELNDWLAARESALGDVYPHATKTVVWAHPEAPAPTERVVLYLHGFSATRQETRPLADSVAARLDANLFYARLAGHGRPGEAMAQVEAGDWLDDVGEAMAVAERLGRRVVLIGTSTGATLALWAASRPEWSERIDALVLISPNLAPADPAAELLLWPWGNVILRAVVGGEREWEPVNEAQARYWTTRYPSRVLLPMMALVDFVRALPLERVRVPVLVVHSSDDQVVSVPAMQDMFARLGSPMRREVVVDDSGDPAHHVLAGDALSPGTTMRLVEEIVEFVGAPQG; this comes from the coding sequence ATGCGCCGTCCGCTGATCGCGGGCGCCGCTGGGGTGGCGGCGCTGGTAGGGCTGGGTCCACGGGCCCGCGTGCGCGAGCCGGAATCGGTGCCGACGGCTGCCTCGCACGGCGTGCCGGCGGAGCTCGTCGAGTTGAACGACTGGTTGGCGGCCAGGGAGTCCGCGCTGGGAGACGTCTACCCACACGCCACCAAGACGGTGGTGTGGGCGCATCCGGAAGCCCCGGCGCCCACGGAGCGCGTGGTGCTCTACCTGCACGGGTTCTCGGCGACGCGGCAGGAGACGCGCCCGCTCGCCGACTCGGTGGCTGCCCGGCTGGACGCCAACCTGTTCTATGCGCGGTTGGCCGGGCATGGCCGGCCGGGCGAAGCGATGGCGCAGGTCGAGGCTGGTGACTGGCTGGACGACGTGGGGGAGGCCATGGCGGTGGCGGAGCGGCTGGGCCGGCGGGTGGTGTTGATCGGCACGTCCACCGGCGCAACGCTGGCGCTCTGGGCGGCGTCCCGACCGGAATGGTCGGAGCGGATCGACGCGCTGGTGCTGATCTCTCCCAATCTGGCGCCTGCCGATCCCGCGGCGGAGCTGCTGCTCTGGCCCTGGGGGAATGTGATCCTGCGGGCGGTGGTGGGTGGGGAGCGGGAGTGGGAGCCCGTGAACGAGGCGCAGGCGCGCTACTGGACCACGCGGTATCCGAGCCGTGTGTTGTTGCCGATGATGGCGCTGGTGGACTTCGTCCGCGCGTTGCCTCTGGAGCGCGTCCGCGTGCCGGTTCTCGTGGTGCACAGCTCAGACGATCAGGTGGTGTCGGTTCCGGCCATGCAGGATATGTTCGCGCGCTTGGGGTCACCGATGCGGCGTGAGGTGGTCGTGGACGACAGTGGGGATCCGGCGCATCACGTGCTGGCGGGGGACGCTCTGTCGCCCGGGACCACCATGCGATTGGTGGAGGAGATCGTGGAGTTCGTGGGCGCTCCACAGGGTTGA
- a CDS encoding DNA-formamidopyrimidine glycosylase family protein has translation MPELPEVALYVGALERRLVGQPLEGLRIRSPSLLRTFDPPASALVGRTVRAVGRLQKRIVLEFEPSAAEEPLFAVVHLMITGRFQWQKPGATVPRKTGHAAFDFADGSLLLTEQATRKRASLHVVQGAAALAEFHRGGVEPLEASLAEFAEALRRENRTLKRALTDPRLVSGVGNAHSDEILLGARLSPVQLTQNLSDAEVERLYQETRDSLTRWTTLLREEWGDRFPTKVTAFHPEMVAHGKYGQPCPQCGSPIQRIRYADRETNYCPTCQTGGKLLADRALSRLLGKDWPRTLEEMEEHIEQRSGRKPE, from the coding sequence GTGCCGGAGCTCCCCGAGGTCGCGCTCTACGTCGGGGCGCTCGAGCGCCGGCTGGTGGGACAACCGCTCGAGGGCCTCCGCATCCGTTCGCCCTCGCTCCTGCGCACCTTCGATCCGCCTGCCTCGGCTTTGGTGGGGCGCACTGTGCGGGCAGTCGGGCGCCTCCAGAAGCGCATCGTGTTGGAGTTCGAGCCGAGTGCCGCTGAGGAGCCGCTGTTCGCGGTGGTGCACCTCATGATCACGGGGCGCTTCCAGTGGCAGAAGCCGGGAGCCACCGTGCCGCGCAAAACGGGCCACGCGGCCTTCGATTTTGCGGATGGGTCGCTACTTCTCACGGAGCAGGCCACGCGCAAGCGGGCTTCGCTGCACGTGGTCCAGGGCGCGGCCGCCTTGGCCGAGTTCCACAGGGGCGGCGTCGAGCCCTTGGAGGCGTCACTGGCGGAGTTCGCGGAGGCATTGCGACGAGAGAACCGCACGCTCAAGCGGGCGCTCACCGATCCCCGGCTGGTGAGCGGCGTGGGCAACGCCCACTCGGACGAGATCCTGCTGGGGGCTCGCCTCTCCCCGGTCCAGCTGACCCAGAACCTCAGCGACGCGGAAGTGGAACGGCTCTACCAGGAGACGAGGGACTCCCTGACGCGCTGGACCACGCTGCTCCGCGAGGAGTGGGGAGACCGTTTCCCGACCAAGGTCACGGCCTTCCACCCGGAGATGGTCGCGCACGGCAAGTATGGACAACCGTGCCCGCAGTGCGGCTCGCCTATCCAGCGCATCCGCTATGCCGACCGGGAGACCAACTACTGCCCTACCTGCCAGACGGGCGGCAAGCTGCTCGCCGACCGCGCCCTCTCCCGCTTGTTGGGGAAGGACTGGCCGCGCACGTTGGAGGAAATGGAGGAGCACATCGAACAGCGGAGTGGGAGGAAGCCCGAGTGA
- a CDS encoding DUF222 domain-containing protein yields MGFAPASVSPSGSGATSAAALRSSPASAPSVAPHSASVPAPPSSPHRGESPSSPFELSTSELDALEDLSDEIASLAAEISSATHRQLTLIAEFDRRRGRELSGHITCAHWLAWRTGIDLGSAREKVRAARALTALPQISSALQQGDLSFSKVRALTRVADADNEIDLLEIALTSTAHQLERVVRGWKRHNRVDEQERERLRHQSRSLSVFPDEDGMYVVKGRLDPEVGALLQRALEAASQALFWKGPEVEGSDELKPEQRRADAIGLLAERALAAGLDQEGGGPDAPVSAARAERYQVVLHVEADTLAADAEPGMSELEDGTRVAAATSRRLSCDASLVRIARNANGRVLDVGRKTRTIPPAIRRALEARDRGCRFPGCGRRFTDAHHIQHWADGGHTALHNLILTCRQHHRMLHEVGYRVELTSDGRATFYGPTGRVLPNVPPLKRRTRKEVALVVERLGIRSVASEPWERPGIRSVASELWERPAETP; encoded by the coding sequence ATGGGTTTCGCTCCTGCGTCTGTCTCCCCGTCTGGTTCTGGCGCCACCTCCGCCGCCGCGTTGAGGTCTTCGCCTGCGTCGGCTCCGTCCGTCGCTCCGCACTCAGCCTCCGTCCCCGCTCCCCCGTCCTCCCCCCACCGAGGAGAATCGCCTTCCTCGCCCTTCGAGCTCTCCACCTCCGAACTGGATGCACTCGAAGACCTCAGCGACGAGATCGCATCGCTCGCCGCAGAGATCAGCTCGGCCACCCATCGTCAGCTCACGCTGATCGCCGAGTTCGACCGACGCCGCGGCCGGGAGCTGTCCGGCCACATCACCTGCGCGCACTGGCTGGCCTGGCGCACGGGCATCGATCTGGGCTCGGCCCGTGAGAAAGTGCGCGCCGCCCGCGCGCTCACCGCCTTGCCTCAGATCAGCTCCGCTCTGCAGCAGGGCGATCTGTCGTTCTCCAAGGTGCGGGCCCTCACCCGCGTGGCAGACGCCGACAACGAGATCGACCTGCTGGAGATCGCGCTCACGTCCACGGCCCACCAGCTTGAACGGGTGGTCCGCGGCTGGAAGCGCCACAACCGGGTGGACGAGCAGGAACGAGAGCGGCTGCGCCACCAGAGCCGGTCGCTCTCGGTCTTCCCGGATGAGGACGGCATGTACGTGGTGAAGGGCCGCTTGGATCCCGAGGTGGGCGCACTGCTGCAGCGCGCGCTGGAGGCCGCGAGCCAGGCGTTGTTCTGGAAGGGCCCGGAGGTCGAGGGCTCCGACGAACTCAAGCCGGAACAGAGGCGTGCGGACGCGATCGGGCTGCTTGCCGAGCGGGCGCTGGCCGCGGGGCTGGATCAGGAGGGGGGCGGTCCGGACGCTCCGGTGAGCGCCGCACGGGCGGAGCGCTACCAGGTGGTCCTGCATGTGGAGGCGGACACGCTCGCGGCAGACGCGGAGCCCGGGATGTCGGAGCTGGAGGACGGCACTCGCGTTGCCGCGGCAACGTCACGGCGTCTGTCCTGCGACGCCAGCTTGGTACGGATCGCGAGGAACGCAAACGGCCGCGTGCTCGACGTGGGCCGCAAGACCCGCACGATCCCGCCGGCGATCCGGCGTGCGCTCGAGGCCCGCGACCGAGGCTGTCGGTTCCCCGGCTGCGGGAGGCGGTTCACGGACGCACATCACATCCAACACTGGGCCGATGGGGGTCACACGGCGCTCCACAACCTGATCCTGACCTGCCGGCAGCATCACCGCATGCTGCACGAGGTCGGGTACCGTGTCGAGCTAACCTCGGACGGTCGAGCGACGTTCTACGGCCCTACCGGACGGGTGCTTCCCAACGTGCCGCCACTGAAGCGACGCACACGGAAGGAGGTGGCGCTGGTGGTGGAGAGGCTTGGGATCCGGTCGGTCGCCTCCGAACCGTGGGAGCGTCCCGGGATCCGATCGGTCGCATCCGAACTGTGGGAGCGTCCCGCCGAGACCCCTTGA
- a CDS encoding creatininase family protein, giving the protein MSVRSLLAAAFAVTVAAPTVASAQQPAADLARQLQEEMRAPRPIEAHRSVWLEELTWMEVRDAMAAGVNTVIIATGGIEQNGPYLALGKHNYVLQGACEGIAESLGNALCAPIVKYVPEGDIDQPSGHMRYPGTISLREETFERMLDDIGSSLKAHGFEHIIYIGDSGGNQTGMKAVAEAQNARWGKPVSHFIPEFYRYADVFTWMEKELGIKEPTSDGIHDDYVITSLMMITDPTTVRYDERVRAGKATINGLSIEPQEKTIEIGQRLMQFRVDETVKAIRAAIGG; this is encoded by the coding sequence ATGTCCGTTCGATCCCTGCTTGCCGCCGCTTTCGCCGTCACGGTCGCTGCCCCGACTGTTGCGTCAGCGCAACAGCCCGCCGCCGATCTCGCCCGCCAGCTCCAGGAGGAGATGCGCGCCCCCCGGCCCATCGAGGCCCACCGCTCGGTCTGGCTGGAGGAGCTGACCTGGATGGAGGTGCGTGACGCCATGGCGGCCGGCGTGAACACCGTGATCATCGCCACGGGTGGGATCGAGCAGAACGGCCCCTACCTGGCGCTGGGCAAGCACAATTACGTGCTGCAGGGCGCCTGTGAGGGAATCGCCGAGTCCCTGGGCAACGCGCTGTGCGCGCCCATCGTGAAGTACGTGCCCGAGGGAGACATCGACCAGCCCAGCGGACACATGCGCTATCCCGGCACGATCAGCCTCCGCGAAGAGACGTTCGAGCGCATGTTGGACGACATCGGCAGCAGTCTGAAGGCCCACGGCTTCGAGCACATCATCTACATCGGCGACAGCGGCGGGAATCAGACGGGCATGAAGGCGGTGGCGGAGGCCCAGAACGCGCGTTGGGGCAAGCCGGTCTCCCACTTTATTCCCGAGTTCTACCGCTATGCCGACGTCTTCACGTGGATGGAGAAGGAGTTGGGCATCAAGGAGCCGACCAGCGACGGCATCCATGACGACTACGTCATCACATCGTTGATGATGATCACCGACCCCACCACCGTCCGCTACGACGAACGCGTACGGGCAGGAAAGGCCACGATCAACGGCCTGAGCATCGAGCCCCAGGAAAAGACCATCGAGATCGGTCAGCGGCTGATGCAGTTCAGGGTGGATGAGACGGTGAAGGCCATCCGCGCCGCCATCGGAGGCTAG
- a CDS encoding DUF1552 domain-containing protein: MHFLTGKRLERRTFLKGVGATISLPFLDAMVPAGRLRAATPAEVDKLRFVGIEMVHGAAGSNEWGASQNLWAPADVGRTFDLSPSVLKPLEPFRDKLTIISNTDVEGAEARRPEEIGGDHFRSSAVFLTQAHPKQTQGSDVYVGTSLDQFYAQRYGQDTPIPSMQLCIENVDQAGGCAYGYACVYTDTVSWASETEPLPMIRDPRVVFDQLFGAGGTPEQRARRRREQRSILDWVAREVASMKRQLGTADQVRMDRYLDNIREIERRIQRIEERNSSGEERELMGAPAGVPDNFGEHVRLMFDLQAVAFASDITRVFTFKLGRDGSGRVYPDSGIDAGFHPSSHHGGQEKRVLDFAKINEYHVSMVPYFLEKLQALEEGDGTLLDKTLVVYGSPMGDSNLHNHKRCPLFLAGGANGRLPMGQHIKAPDGTPMANALLTVAHAMGLDDMESFGDSTGALSFGTQDAVGMP, translated from the coding sequence ATGCACTTCCTCACCGGCAAGCGACTCGAGCGCCGCACGTTCCTCAAAGGTGTAGGCGCCACCATCTCGCTTCCCTTCCTCGACGCCATGGTGCCGGCGGGCCGACTGCGGGCGGCCACGCCCGCCGAGGTGGACAAGCTCCGCTTCGTGGGCATCGAGATGGTGCACGGCGCCGCAGGCTCGAACGAGTGGGGTGCGTCGCAGAACCTGTGGGCTCCGGCCGACGTCGGGCGTACTTTCGACCTGAGCCCGAGCGTGCTCAAGCCGCTCGAGCCGTTCCGCGACAAGCTGACCATCATCAGCAACACGGACGTCGAAGGCGCTGAGGCGCGTCGTCCCGAGGAGATCGGCGGCGACCACTTCCGCTCCAGCGCGGTCTTCCTCACACAAGCCCATCCCAAGCAGACCCAGGGATCGGATGTGTACGTGGGGACGTCGCTCGATCAGTTCTACGCGCAGCGCTACGGGCAGGACACGCCCATCCCCTCCATGCAGCTCTGCATCGAGAACGTGGATCAGGCGGGTGGGTGCGCGTACGGCTACGCCTGCGTCTACACGGACACGGTGAGTTGGGCATCGGAGACCGAGCCCCTCCCCATGATTCGCGATCCTCGGGTGGTGTTCGACCAGCTCTTCGGGGCGGGCGGCACGCCGGAGCAGCGGGCGCGTCGGCGCCGTGAGCAGCGGAGCATCCTGGACTGGGTGGCCCGCGAGGTCGCGTCCATGAAGCGGCAGCTGGGAACCGCCGATCAGGTCCGCATGGACCGCTATCTCGACAACATCCGCGAGATCGAACGGCGCATCCAGCGCATCGAAGAGCGGAACTCCAGTGGTGAGGAGCGTGAGCTGATGGGCGCGCCCGCCGGCGTGCCGGACAACTTCGGCGAGCACGTACGCCTGATGTTCGACCTGCAGGCCGTGGCCTTCGCGTCCGACATCACCCGCGTCTTCACGTTCAAGCTGGGCCGGGACGGCTCCGGCCGTGTCTATCCCGACAGCGGCATCGACGCCGGCTTCCATCCGTCGTCGCACCACGGCGGGCAGGAGAAGCGGGTGCTCGACTTCGCCAAGATCAACGAGTACCACGTCAGCATGGTGCCCTACTTCCTGGAGAAGCTGCAGGCCCTCGAGGAAGGGGACGGCACGCTGCTGGACAAGACACTGGTGGTCTACGGATCGCCCATGGGCGACTCCAACCTGCACAACCACAAGCGCTGCCCGCTCTTCCTGGCGGGCGGAGCCAACGGCCGCCTGCCGATGGGCCAGCACATCAAGGCCCCCGACGGAACGCCCATGGCCAACGCCCTGCTTACCGTGGCCCACGCGATGGGCCTCGACGACATGGAGAGCTTCGGCGACAGCACGGGCGCGCTGTCCTTCGGCACGCAGGACGCCGTGGGGATGCCGTAA
- a CDS encoding DUF2911 domain-containing protein → MDRFRVSAAAAAAAAVVGSVACGGDRGALEARPDSAALVTTLGVDTVAVERFVTTPERVEAEAVIRTPRATYRRYVLERGAGGEPARLEVQVWPAGARGGPPLRTETVTFEGDSIRIESNSDGTVGRETLPGAAGAVRLEDYLYWPLDLALRTAMRGEGDSVVTRVLTEDGISEWTFVRTPDDSVQVLQPDGGRQAARIDARGRLRGLSSLPASTGLTVQRQPWVALDSLADHFATLEEAGRGLGPLAGRAETVVRTGRAAVRIDYGTPARRGRVIWGGLVPYGEVWRTGANLATHLETDRDLRIGDLDVPKGRYTLFTIPDQARSQLVLNRQTGQPGNQYDESQDLGRVTLQHRVLAEPVDVLEIGLTVGGSKGELTIRWDRLELVAPVEIR, encoded by the coding sequence ATGGACCGGTTCAGGGTGTCCGCGGCCGCAGCAGCGGCGGCCGCGGTGGTCGGAAGTGTGGCCTGTGGGGGCGACCGGGGCGCCTTGGAGGCAAGGCCGGACAGCGCGGCGCTGGTCACCACGCTGGGGGTCGATACGGTCGCCGTCGAGCGCTTCGTGACGACCCCCGAACGCGTGGAGGCCGAGGCCGTGATCCGTACCCCCCGGGCGACGTACCGCCGCTACGTGCTGGAGCGAGGCGCGGGAGGCGAACCTGCTCGTCTGGAGGTCCAGGTCTGGCCCGCCGGGGCCCGTGGCGGACCTCCGCTGCGAACCGAGACCGTGACCTTCGAAGGCGACTCCATCCGAATCGAGTCCAACTCGGACGGGACCGTGGGACGGGAGACCCTGCCGGGAGCGGCGGGCGCCGTTCGCCTGGAAGACTACCTGTACTGGCCGCTCGACCTGGCGCTGCGGACCGCGATGCGGGGCGAGGGGGATTCCGTCGTGACCCGGGTGCTCACCGAGGACGGAATCTCCGAGTGGACCTTCGTGCGCACGCCGGACGACAGCGTCCAGGTGTTGCAGCCGGACGGAGGGCGACAAGCAGCCCGCATCGACGCGCGCGGTCGCCTTCGGGGACTGAGCTCGCTGCCCGCCTCGACGGGGTTGACGGTCCAACGGCAGCCCTGGGTGGCGCTGGATTCGCTCGCGGATCATTTCGCGACGCTGGAGGAGGCCGGCCGGGGCCTGGGGCCGCTGGCGGGTAGGGCCGAGACGGTGGTGCGCACGGGGCGCGCGGCCGTTCGCATCGACTACGGCACTCCCGCCCGTCGCGGCCGGGTGATCTGGGGTGGGCTGGTTCCCTACGGCGAGGTGTGGCGTACCGGTGCGAACCTGGCCACGCACCTGGAGACCGACCGCGACCTGCGCATCGGTGATCTCGACGTGCCGAAGGGGCGCTACACGCTGTTCACCATTCCGGACCAGGCTCGCTCGCAGCTCGTGCTGAACCGGCAGACCGGGCAGCCCGGCAACCAGTACGACGAGAGCCAGGATCTGGGGCGTGTGACCCTGCAGCACCGGGTTCTGGCCGAACCGGTGGACGTTCTGGAGATCGGCCTCACGGTCGGGGGCAGCAAGGGCGAGCTGACCATTCGCTGGGACCGGCTGGAGCTGGTCGCTCCCGTCGAGATCCGGTAG